The DNA segment AGGACGGTAAAAAACAGAAAAACAAGAAGTGATGCCCTCGCCACGAAAACGTATCACACAGGCTTTACTTAAAGCTCTTTAAGCGAGGATATCAAAGACTTCACGGCATTTTCACGTCTCTCCAGGGCTTCCACGGCGATATCCCTTTGTTTCGGGTCTTTGAACCATCCCTTCGCATTTTCGATAGAACCCTTAAAGTAATCGGCAAGCTTTTCCAGCTTACTTATGACATATGGGAATTTACCCTTGATCGATGCCGCTTTATCGGCACCGTCAGGACATGAAAGCTCATTCAGGTCATTCACGAGGTCTGCGCTGACTTTAAGCCAATCGTTTATACCCATCCCCGCTTTCCTGTTAAAATCATTCTTAGCCCAGGTCCTTTTGAACAGGTCCAGTTCCTCGAACTCCCTGTTCACGGTCATTATAACATTTCTAAGCTCTTTGGCCCGTTCAGAGGCAGTCGTTTTAGCCGTAACGCATGCAGTCACTGCTGTAGCCTGCTTGTTGCCTGGTGCATTCTCAAGCATTCCCGTCTGCATAAGAGGCTTGAATGGATCGGCTGTCTGTCCGTGATATTCTTTCGCGTGCACTATCGCGTACGCAAGGCCTGCGGCGCAGTCCTCCGCCGGCATTAAGCCTTCATATCCGGGATTTACTCCGAGATGAGTGAACTGTTCAAACGTGAGGCCCATGCGGGGGGCTACCTCCGGCACAAATTTATGAATGGCCGGTGTGTCGACCATTCCAGGGGCAAAGTTAAAGACAGACACCCCGGTCCCGTCACCCAGTTCCGATACAAGTGATGAAGTCAAAGACATAAGAGCTGCCTTGGATGCCGAGTACGGGGCGAGATATGCCATTCCTTCGCTGGATAGCATGTTGACTATCACGCCGTCCTTTCGCTCTATCATCGCAGGTAAAAATGCTTTTATCATAAGCAGAGGGCCTTTTAGATTTACTGCCATGACACGGTCCCATGCGCTTACCGGCTGTTCCATCACCGACCCGGTAGTGACGGTTACCGCGTTGTTGACCACTATGTCAGCCTTGCCGAAAGCTCTAAGCGACTTTTCCTTTAGCTCGTTCACGCTTTTTTCATCCGAGACGTCCGTCTTCACAAAAAGCGCTTTTCCGCCCATGGAAATGATCCGCTTTTCCGCTTCCGCGCCTGAATCGCCTATCTCTGCGATCACTACGCTTGCACCCAGCATGGACAGTCCGATGGCAAGTTCTTTTCCTATGCCTCCGCCTGCCCCGGTGATCACGGCTACCTTCCCGGTAAGTGAGCCGAGTGAAAGTCCCAGTTTATCGAGCAATTCTGCCTTCACAATATCAGAGAATGTATCCAGGACCTATAAATAGATTATATCGATCGTATTTTTAAAAATGCCTCGATATGTTCCTGTTTGTAGTTTGTAAGAAAAGCTTATATACATATATTAAGTATACATAACAATTAGTTATAAATATATAACATTAAGTTAACAATAGATAACATAGAGGGTGTAAAATATGTATGATATAATTATACTCGCGATACCTGCGATACTGATAGTCGTTGTGTTCATTTTTTTAGTATGGTATGTGTGGAAGATAAACAAAGAGAAAAAGGCAGGTTTTGCGGTAAAGGACGAAAGGACTGTAAGGATAGAAGGAAAAGCGGCATTGATGACCTTCTTTATCTCGATATATTTCATGCTAGCGCTCCTGTACTACGTTTTCGCCACCGAGGTCCTTGAACTGGGTCTTCCGATCCTGGAAACCGGATGGGCGCTCATCATTTCATTACTGGTGACTATCGGGACTTTTGCTATCCTGCGCTGGTACTACGGCAGTAAAGCTGATCGGCCATGAGGACAAGGATAAAAGAGCTCAGGGCAAGATATGACCTGACACAGGAAGACCTTGCGAAAATAGTAGGCGTAAGAAGGGAGACCATACTGTTCCTGGAGAAGGGTGATTATAACCCTTCTCTAAAACTAGCCCATGACGTCGCCAAAGCGTTGAAAACTACGATAGATGAGCTATTCATATTCGATGATTGATTTAAAATTAAAATTTTTTGGATGATTGTTCTTCAATATTTAAGATGTATTTTTTGTGTCTTTGTTTTTCTGTGAAATTAGTGCTTACCTGCCATCCGAAAGGTACAACATGAAAACATCACAGAGAATTAGGAAGGAATGATTATTAAAATGATGGGCAGGGATCTATATGTATATTTATCTCTGCCCTAATTCCAGTAACAAACTACAGGTCTATCCTTTCGAACTTCCATAACGTTATACCGATAAACACAGCTATCCAGGCCGCCGTCGCGAGGATAGGCACAACCATGATCTGCTGCATTCCGGCGCCCGTGGCCAGACCTGCGGATACAGGGACTAGCGTATGCGGAACAATATACTGGAGAGGCTGGATAAACTGTGACAGCATGCTGCCCATGAACAGGATAAGCATGGGAATGCCGATCACTGCGGCCTTGGAGTTCGAGAATACGCCCATCGCTATGCTCAGCGTCGTATAGAAAAGACATATAAGGCCGAGCACGCACACCGCTGCAAAGTAAGGCACCAGATCTATCGGAGTTCCCTGCACGATGGAGCACAGTCCGTAAGAGATCGCACCCTGGATCAAGACAATTATCAATAATACGCCGATACCGTTAGCGAAAAACTTTGAGATGACGAACGCTTTACGGGATACTGGCTTCGATAAGACCCATGCGGCCGTCCCTGTTTCTCGCTCCTTTAATATCGATTCGTGAGAGATGATGATAGCGCCGATCGAGATAGCCATCGCGGACAGGTTGAAGAAAACCATCATGCCTTCGTGGGCAAGTTCCTCGGGAGTCGATGTGCCAGGAGTGTTCTGCGCGTCAGCCGAGCCTTCCGATGCTGCCATGTTCGGCACGATGAACAGTATCATAGCCACGATACCGTTAACGATGAAAGTCCATATGATCAGCTGCATCAGGATAGATTTGAGGTTCCACCATTCCCCGTTCTCTTTACTCAGCATGTTAGACAGGCCGGTTGTCCAGCCTTTATTTGTCTCCCTGACCAAAGACGAATTAGCAGACATCGTATCAACCCTCCACCATCTTCATAAAGACATCCTCAAGCTCGTACTTCTTGCGCCCGTACTCGACGATCACTATGTTCTCGTCGGCCATCGCCACCTTTAAAATATTCCTTTCCGCCTTTGAGTCGTCCGAAACGCTCACAGTTAAGGTCGTATAGCCGTTAGGCGAGACGGCGTTGACCGAAGATACCCACGGCTGCTGCAGGAGCAGGGAGCTCACGTTCGTAGCGTCGCCTTTTATGACAAGGTTATACACCGCGTTTTCCTTACTGCCGAGAAGCTCTTCTATCGGGGCCTGCGCGACAAGGTTTCCTTTATTCAGTATAGCGACCATGTCGCTGACCCTTTGCACGTCGTCCAGTATGTGCGTCGAATAGAATATGGTCGTCTCGCTCTGCATCTTTTTCATCAGTCCCAGGACGTCCCTCCTGCCCATCGGGTCAAGGGACGCAGCAGGCTCGTCCAGTATCAGCAGGTCGGGATTGTTTATCTGTGCCTGGGCGATCCCCAGGCGCTGACGCTCTCCGCCTGAAAATCCTTTTATAGGCCTGTCGGCTTTATCGTCAAGCCCGGCCATTTCAAGTGTCTCCTCTATGCGCGACTCGACCTCTTTCTTTGGGCCTTTAAAAAAGAACCTTGCCGTGAACCTCAGTGTTTCACGGGCGGTCATATGCTCATAATAGCGCGGGTCCTGTGCAAGATAGCCTGTCCTGTGCCTGATGTCTACACTGTTATTAAAAGCGTCCATGCCAAAGACCTCACAACTGCCGCCCGTCGGTTGTATCAGTCCCAGTATGAGCTTGATGGTCGTCGTTTTTCCTGCGCCGTTCGGACCCAGGAAACCGAAGATGGAGTTTTTGGGGACTTTGAGGTCTAGCGAGTTTAGCACAGGTTTACCGTCATAGGATTTGGTAAGACCTTTCGTGCTTATGATAAGGTTATTGCTTTCACTCATTAGTATCATTCCTCTTATGAACGGCCTCATCAATTCTAAGGATGCATGCTTAAGAGCTTCACTATTATTTTTATATATAACTCGTCAATATATGTCAGTTATATGTATATATTTTTAATAAGTAATAGAAACAGGCAAATTATATAGTTTTTTCCGGGTGGAAAGATCAGTTGTCAAATATTTAAAATTAGGAGCATGTAGCCATATTTTAAATTCGTCACTGATCAATGACCGCATAATTATATGTATTAAATTTGATAAAAATAATTAAATTTTTAATTCATACAATTTTTAGATAGGGGACTGCAGGAAACATTCGTTCCATGTTCACATATTTAAAATAATATCTTCAAAACGGTTCGTAGTTAAAGCAATCTTTATCATATTTACACTATTATGTAAGTCCCCGAAATTTACTAAGAAGTGATATACATGGATAAATTTTTAGCTGCGATCAGTGCGGTCGCAATTATCTTGATAGCAGCCGGTGCAGGCATGCTGATAATGTTCGGAGATGACGTAAAGACAACACCGGTGGCGACACCGACCCCTAAGCCCTCGGGGAACCCGTGGGATTCGATACCGGTATACACAATAAGCGGTGCTGAAGATATCGCAAAAAAATTTGTGACGGATGACGAGACCTTCAAGTTTGACGGCATGATCGATACGTTGAACGTCAACGGCGTGCAGGCCACTGTCCCGTGCGGATACGATGTCATCGTTGAGTTCAATTGCTCGTATGGAGGCTATGGCGACAGGACCGGGAACACGGTAACGGATGCCATAACACCGCATAAGGCAGTCATATCGATACTCAGGAACAATGTTACAGCGGCCGTATTGGACGAGACATACGATATGGTAACGGAAAAATACTTAAAAGCATAAAAATTTTTGACCCGGCATTAACGCCGGGTTTTAATCGATCCTTAAAATACGGAACTTTACGAATTACTTTTCCAGTATGTATTATTACCCGAACATACCAGATGCGAACCGGCCGGCACCTGTAAAAATACCAGGACCATGCTTAAAATATCTACAGAAGACCCTATAGAGTTCAATAATATGAGGAATATCATTAGCGGGCTCAAAGTTCCGGTTATACCCAGTATTATGGGAAGTATTATGGATAGTATAAAGAAAGGCGCGATAGAGATGATAAGATATCTCTTTCTTGTCAACACTTCTTCCGTATAAACGTACCCGCCGGCATAGGTAATGCCTGCGTAGGTCTTATCTGACCGATAAAAATCCGGGATAAAGATCAGGTGAGTGAATTCGTGTATTATCAATATTAATAAAATACCTAAAATGTCTATCAGGTTGATAGTGATCGATAGGTTATTTAATATAAGTCCGGTATCTAAAAAAGGTATCGTCGTGAACGTTTTTATTATAGATATCGTGATCAAGGCGTTTATCGCCATAAATGGAATTGATGCCATGATAGCCGTTAATACGTTCTTTGGCTCTTTTAACAACACCCATTGATCATTGATCAGACAGGAATGTTTTCTGTTATCTGTTTTAGGTATTTTGGTAATTATCTTTATGGATATCCCCATCCGAATAAGAACATAATATTTTTATATATCAGTTACAGCATATTGTTCTTAATATTAGTTCTATGAAGTTACTTATTATAATAATGATTTTCGCCTGTAGATATCTGA comes from the Methanooceanicella nereidis genome and includes:
- a CDS encoding SDR family NAD(P)-dependent oxidoreductase; the protein is MKAELLDKLGLSLGSLTGKVAVITGAGGGIGKELAIGLSMLGASVVIAEIGDSGAEAEKRIISMGGKALFVKTDVSDEKSVNELKEKSLRAFGKADIVVNNAVTVTTGSVMEQPVSAWDRVMAVNLKGPLLMIKAFLPAMIERKDGVIVNMLSSEGMAYLAPYSASKAALMSLTSSLVSELGDGTGVSVFNFAPGMVDTPAIHKFVPEVAPRMGLTFEQFTHLGVNPGYEGLMPAEDCAAGLAYAIVHAKEYHGQTADPFKPLMQTGMLENAPGNKQATAVTACVTAKTTASERAKELRNVIMTVNREFEELDLFKRTWAKNDFNRKAGMGINDWLKVSADLVNDLNELSCPDGADKAASIKGKFPYVISKLEKLADYFKGSIENAKGWFKDPKQRDIAVEALERRENAVKSLISSLKEL
- a CDS encoding DUF2178 domain-containing protein, with product MYDIIILAIPAILIVVVFIFLVWYVWKINKEKKAGFAVKDERTVRIEGKAALMTFFISIYFMLALLYYVFATEVLELGLPILETGWALIISLLVTIGTFAILRWYYGSKADRP
- a CDS encoding helix-turn-helix transcriptional regulator, whose translation is MRTRIKELRARYDLTQEDLAKIVGVRRETILFLEKGDYNPSLKLAHDVAKALKTTIDELFIFDD
- a CDS encoding ABC transporter permease; the encoded protein is MSANSSLVRETNKGWTTGLSNMLSKENGEWWNLKSILMQLIIWTFIVNGIVAMILFIVPNMAASEGSADAQNTPGTSTPEELAHEGMMVFFNLSAMAISIGAIIISHESILKERETGTAAWVLSKPVSRKAFVISKFFANGIGVLLIIVLIQGAISYGLCSIVQGTPIDLVPYFAAVCVLGLICLFYTTLSIAMGVFSNSKAAVIGIPMLILFMGSMLSQFIQPLQYIVPHTLVPVSAGLATGAGMQQIMVVPILATAAWIAVFIGITLWKFERIDL
- a CDS encoding ABC transporter ATP-binding protein, whose product is MRPFIRGMILMSESNNLIISTKGLTKSYDGKPVLNSLDLKVPKNSIFGFLGPNGAGKTTTIKLILGLIQPTGGSCEVFGMDAFNNSVDIRHRTGYLAQDPRYYEHMTARETLRFTARFFFKGPKKEVESRIEETLEMAGLDDKADRPIKGFSGGERQRLGIAQAQINNPDLLILDEPAASLDPMGRRDVLGLMKKMQSETTIFYSTHILDDVQRVSDMVAILNKGNLVAQAPIEELLGSKENAVYNLVIKGDATNVSSLLLQQPWVSSVNAVSPNGYTTLTVSVSDDSKAERNILKVAMADENIVIVEYGRKKYELEDVFMKMVEG
- a CDS encoding DUF3267 domain-containing protein is translated as MGISIKIITKIPKTDNRKHSCLINDQWVLLKEPKNVLTAIMASIPFMAINALITISIIKTFTTIPFLDTGLILNNLSITINLIDILGILLILIIHEFTHLIFIPDFYRSDKTYAGITYAGGYVYTEEVLTRKRYLIISIAPFFILSIILPIILGITGTLSPLMIFLILLNSIGSSVDILSMVLVFLQVPAGSHLVCSGNNTYWKSNS